From Saccharothrix espanaensis DSM 44229, the proteins below share one genomic window:
- a CDS encoding integrase catalytic subunit, whose product MLLRLAYLAMTHAFALLRQLPLSDRDRDVEILALRHHITILERELGKGRPRFSPSDRAFLAALLHRLPVATLHRLRLLVRPETGLRWHRDLIARHHAARSRPKRVPLEKSSPLVEQGHRRLREHGRVIVSLLYKVTRKLLSVPAVLLRSQAAKNAELLVLRHENAVLRRQLASPIRYEPADRLWFAALSGLVDRRRWREVFPVTPGTLLAWHRKLIARKWGHSARRRTGRPPTRAAVKTLVLRLARENPRWGHRRIQGELARLGHRIACSTVWRILHDAGIDPAPRRGGPTWRQFPTALWGVRTLHWDAELRRSGTLDLQGMIVRCGGTTAVPDLRPTR is encoded by the coding sequence GTGCTGCTCCGACTGGCCTACTTGGCCATGACCCACGCGTTCGCGTTGCTGCGCCAGCTGCCCTTGAGCGATCGGGACAGGGACGTGGAGATCCTGGCGCTGCGGCACCACATCACGATCCTGGAACGCGAACTGGGCAAGGGCCGTCCGCGGTTCTCCCCCAGCGACCGAGCGTTCCTCGCAGCATTGCTGCACCGACTTCCCGTCGCCACGCTTCATCGGCTCCGACTGCTCGTCCGTCCGGAGACGGGGCTGCGGTGGCACCGCGACCTCATCGCACGACACCACGCAGCCAGATCCCGTCCCAAACGTGTGCCGCTCGAAAAGTCATCGCCGCTGGTAGAGCAAGGGCACCGTCGTCTGCGGGAGCATGGCCGGGTGATCGTGTCCCTGCTATACAAGGTGACCCGGAAGCTGCTGTCCGTTCCGGCGGTGTTGCTGCGCAGTCAAGCGGCGAAGAACGCCGAACTGCTCGTCCTGCGCCACGAGAACGCCGTACTCCGTCGGCAACTCGCCAGTCCAATCCGCTACGAGCCCGCGGACCGGCTCTGGTTCGCCGCCCTGTCCGGGCTGGTGGATCGCCGCCGGTGGCGGGAGGTCTTCCCGGTCACGCCGGGCACCCTGCTCGCCTGGCACCGCAAACTCATAGCCCGCAAGTGGGGCCACTCCGCGCGCCGACGCACCGGACGCCCACCAACCCGAGCGGCGGTAAAGACGCTCGTGCTGCGGCTCGCCAGGGAGAACCCGCGATGGGGGCATCGGCGGATCCAGGGCGAGTTGGCCCGACTCGGCCACCGCATCGCCTGCTCGACGGTCTGGCGGATCCTGCACGACGCGGGCATCGACCCGGCACCACGCCGTGGTGGCCCGACCTGGCGACAGTTCCCCACCGCCCTGTGGGGTGTCAGAACTCTGCACTGGGATGCTGAGCTACGACGATCGGGCACGCTGGACCTCCAGGGCATGATCGTGAGGTGTGGCGGTACGACTGCTGTACCTGATCTTCGCCCGACTCGGTGA